GCCCCTTTAGATGATCTTAATATTGGCAAGTTTATAGATATAGTGAAAGAGTTGTCAAAGGATACGCAATTTATAATTATAACCCATAATTATAAAACTATGGAATTTGCTAACAATATATATGGAGTTACAAATAGTGAACCAGGTGTTTCAGTTGTCTATTCTTTAAAGAATAGTAACTTATTTAACAATGCATTAACTGATAATATAGATAATAAAGATAAAGCTTGGGGTTATTAGGATGGCTATATTTGATCTTTTTAAGAGTAAAAAGAAAAAAGTTGAAAAAAAGGATAAAGAAAAGATTGAGAAGGGCTTAAAGAATTCTTCTTCTAATCTTATCATAGGAATTAATAAGGTCGCTAAGAGAGGGAAAATAGATGAAGAGGCTTTTGAAGAGCTTGAAGAATTGTTATTAACAAGTGATATATCCTTTGATACCACATATAGTATTATAAATAGCTTAAAAAAGAATAAGATTAAATCTGTTGATGGATTAAAAGAGGTATTAAAAGAAAAGTTAATCAATATATTAGATATTGATAATTCATTATGTGTTTCAGAGAATAAGCCCTACGTCATTCTTGTTGTTGGTGTTAATGGTGTTGGCAAAACAACATCAATTGCTAAATTGGCAAACCTTTTTTCCTCTGAAGGCTTAAGTGTTGCACTTGCAGCTTGTGATACATTTAGAGCTGCGGCAGGAGAACAATTAGAGGTATGGGCCAATAGGTTGTCAGTGCCTATTGTCAAAAAAAGCCAAGGGAGCGATCCTTCATCAGTTTTATATGAGGCTATAAATTATAGCAAATCCAATGATATAGATGTTTTAATAGTAGATACTGCTGGTAGGATTCATACTAAATCTAACTTAATGAGACAATTAGAAAAAATAGCAAGAACAGCTAATAGACTAATAGATGATGCACCCCATGAAATATTATTAACTATTGATGCATCTATGGGACAAAATGTGTTAGAGCAGGCAAGGACATTTAAGAAGGAGATAGATCTAACAGGAATAATATTAACAAAACTAGATGGAACTGCAAAGGGTGGTGTGGCTATAAGTGTGGTAGACGAGCTTTCAATACCCATTAAGTTTATTGGTACTGGTGAAAAGGTTGATGATATAGCTGTATTTGACTCAGAAGTCTTTGTAAAAAGCCTTTTAAGTTAAAAATGAATATTGTTGAAGTTTACCTTAACATAAACAATGAGTTGTTTAACTGGTATTATAAATTTACAAAGGATGATAAGAATATATATCCACCAGTAGTTGTAAAAATTGGACCTCAGTTTTATAAACTAAATAAATTTTATATAGATTCAAAAAAAGTATTATTTATTGGTGAGAAAACATTTAAAGAGGCCTTAGAGATATCAGTAAATCTTAGGGAGAATGTAAATATTGTGGAGTTATCTAATATATTAAATTTGGCTATACTTCTTAATATTGATTTAGATAGCTGCAAAGTAATTGAGGAAATGAAATTGAAAGGAAAAAGATTAATAGATAGTATATTAAAGATAAGGGATTACCCAGAAATTTTGAAAGATTATATATGCGAAAAAGATATCTCTTTTAGATACTTAATAATGATTGCTCTTTACTATGATAGCATAGAAAATATCTTAATTGATTTTTTAGAGAAGAAAAAACCAACAGTCTATGAATTTAAAAAATACGTGATTATTTTCATTGATTACAGGCATTATTTAGACATAAATTATTTTGATGAGCAAAAGGTTAAAGATGTGATTTATAAAAGAAATAACATCTATATGGAATTTATTAATAAATTTAATCAATTAAAAAAAGACTTATACCCGATTGTAGTTGAAAATCTTGATAACTTTGAGAGCCCAGGAATGAATTTTAAATTTATTGCAAGGGATTTTGATAGTTTCTATAAAAATGTTACCTATTTGAATAATAGTTTAGAAAAGATGCGTTTGTTTTACTCTTATTTAAAAGAAAATGGTATATATTGAAAAATCAGCTGTAAAGGGAAGTATATTCAAATATATAGAGAACAATCAAATAACCTATGAAATAATTGAAGAAAATGTG
This Deferribacterota bacterium DNA region includes the following protein-coding sequences:
- the ftsY gene encoding signal recognition particle-docking protein FtsY → MAIFDLFKSKKKKVEKKDKEKIEKGLKNSSSNLIIGINKVAKRGKIDEEAFEELEELLLTSDISFDTTYSIINSLKKNKIKSVDGLKEVLKEKLINILDIDNSLCVSENKPYVILVVGVNGVGKTTSIAKLANLFSSEGLSVALAACDTFRAAAGEQLEVWANRLSVPIVKKSQGSDPSSVLYEAINYSKSNDIDVLIVDTAGRIHTKSNLMRQLEKIARTANRLIDDAPHEILLTIDASMGQNVLEQARTFKKEIDLTGIILTKLDGTAKGGVAISVVDELSIPIKFIGTGEKVDDIAVFDSEVFVKSLLS